The Sesamum indicum cultivar Zhongzhi No. 13 linkage group LG2, S_indicum_v1.0, whole genome shotgun sequence genome contains a region encoding:
- the LOC105180128 gene encoding BTB/POZ domain-containing protein At4g08455-like produces MQRNQHWRRRFSSDSDVDFGEDEDEEEEDGEEGSSAARRMRMKCLSCKEEYVDLRAGTCRECYEEAGETEEELKREIDDLKSKVNFLRLLCTGPNFVTRPNTSCFSDVVLVASGPPDSANLQCNSPSIPAHRAVLTSRSPVFRAMLENEMEESLTGTIKISDVSYDALRAFVNYLYTAEACLDEHMACDLLVLAEKYQVKHLKTYCEKYLMSRLNWENSLPYYAFAHQHGAKSLLDAALSLIMDNMDKLSKREEYMELVEKDPRVVVEIYEAYLSKQVNTAASKDPNKTA; encoded by the exons GGAGAAGACGaggatgaggaggaggaggacgGGGAGGAGGGATCGTCTGCGGCGCGGCGGATGAGGATGAAGTGCCTGTCGTGCAAGGAGGAGTACGTCGACCTCCGTGCCGGCACCTGCCGCGAGTGCTACGAAGAGGCGGGGGAGACGGAGGAGGAACTCAAGCGGGAGATCGATGACCTCAAGTCAAAGGTCAACTTTCTTCGCCTGCTTTGTACTGGACCGAATTTCGTGACCAGGCCCAATACCTCGTGCTTCTCCGACGTCGTTTTGGTCGCCTCTGGTCCGCCGGATTCAGCTAATTTGCAGTGCAACTCGCCTTCCATCCCGGCCCATCGGGCTGTACTG ACAAGTCGATCCCCGGTTTTCAGGGCCATGCTCGAAAATGAAATGGAGGAAAGCCTGACTGGAACCATCAAGATCAGTGATGTATCATACGATGCCCTTCGAGCATTTGTGAACTATTTATACACGGCTGAAGCCTGCCTTGATGAGCATATGGCCTGTGACCTGTTGGTATTGGCTGAGAAATACCAAGTGAAGCATCTCAAGACTTATTGTGAGAAGTATCTGATGTCTAGACTGAACTGGGAAAATTCGCTACCTTACTATGCTTTTGCTCACCAGCATGGCGCTAAGAGTTTGCTGGATGCAGCCTTGTCGCTGATCATGGACAACATGGACAAGCTGAGTAAACGAGAAGAGTATATGGAACTTGTTGAGAAGGATCCGCGTGTGGTGGTAGAAATTTATGAGGCTTATCTCTCAAAACAAGTGAACACTGCTGCGAGTAAAGATCCAAATAAGACGGCCTAG